The Sphaerospermopsis torques-reginae ITEP-024 genome has a window encoding:
- a CDS encoding DMT family transporter produces the protein MIHQTSGRWRLGLSLSLLTVFLWGILPIALKVTLQVLDVYTVIWFRFLMSFILLAIYLSVQKKLPTVEQLRSSSGKLLAIATIFLGGNYLLFMQGLALTTAANAEVIIQLSTVLLGFGGLVIFRERYTLWQWFGVSVLTLGFLLFFKAQITNLITAQGQYLVGSGLLVLGAVSWAIYALAQKQLLQSLSSYHIMLIIYGGCTLLFTPFTKINKIFTLDILHLSMLLFCGLNTLIAYGSFAESLEHWEASRVSAVLALAPIVTLIAVELVAGIFPQLIPPENITLIGIIGALLVVSGSVAIALGKSGK, from the coding sequence ATGATACATCAAACTTCTGGCCGCTGGCGTTTAGGACTAAGTTTATCGTTACTCACAGTTTTTTTATGGGGAATTTTACCAATTGCCTTAAAGGTAACACTACAAGTTTTAGATGTCTACACCGTTATTTGGTTTCGGTTTTTGATGTCGTTTATATTGCTGGCAATTTATTTATCTGTACAAAAAAAATTACCAACAGTAGAACAACTACGCTCTAGTTCGGGAAAATTATTAGCAATAGCGACAATATTTTTGGGAGGAAATTATCTTCTCTTCATGCAAGGTTTAGCATTAACAACTGCTGCTAATGCGGAAGTGATAATTCAGTTATCTACTGTGTTATTAGGTTTTGGGGGTTTAGTTATTTTTAGAGAACGTTATACATTATGGCAATGGTTTGGTGTTAGTGTCTTAACTTTAGGGTTTTTGTTATTTTTTAAAGCTCAAATTACCAATTTAATTACAGCCCAAGGACAATATCTTGTAGGTAGTGGATTACTTGTATTAGGTGCTGTTTCCTGGGCTATTTATGCCTTGGCACAAAAGCAACTATTACAATCTTTATCTTCTTATCATATTATGCTAATTATTTATGGCGGATGTACTTTATTATTTACGCCATTTACGAAAATAAATAAAATTTTTACTCTCGATATTTTGCATTTATCAATGTTATTATTTTGTGGTTTAAATACCTTAATTGCCTATGGTTCTTTTGCTGAATCTTTAGAACATTGGGAAGCTTCCAGAGTCAGTGCAGTTTTAGCTTTAGCTCCCATAGTCACTTTAATAGCTGTGGAGTTGGTAGCGGGTATTTTTCCCCAGCTTATTCCCCCAGAAAACATTACCTTAATAGGAATTATTGGCGCTTTATTAGTTGTTTCTGGTTCAGTGGCGATCGCTTTGGGTAAGTCTGGAAAATAG
- a CDS encoding alpha/beta hydrolase, whose amino-acid sequence MNSLFGNFFSSLKKKSLLLVLSILLPTFGISNSVMAAEKIYVSYSVLEITIPVMSLETYTKTGIIDDKLAVYQQYISSDKLQELRQILLRNVKITPAVASQFLHTQQGEFIVQRLAKLITSKSPENESEIEDLRTAIISASGQPEGLTLLNLLRNYPSSSIRLNLADSLEIAAEIENIINETQQAIAILQQQSKIEAATIPKKNLSFLANLQNPGIFTFKKSTLEFFDLTRERHLLTDIYIPNLQNTTPVIVISHGLGLDSSNFRYLAKHLASHGFSVVVPNHPHLFFNNRNKRKLQEANEFINRPLDIKYILDQLEKTNQSDGEFKGKLNLQQVGIFGQSFGGYTALALAGAKINFQQLQQDCQPDALQDTWNMSLLLQCRALELQNKSTQQENINLRDQRIKAAIAVNPITSSIFGESGLNQMQTPVMFIGSSEDTVAPALYEQILPFSWLTNPHKYLVMLVGATHFSSIGNSNPGSQQIALPPDMVGNASQARAYINSLSLPFFQTFVYQKPQYLPYLNAGYAQTISSQSLGLNLVKYLKSPQLAPILEHNNQPAIPKKKLSLTIVRWGFWILNIGVSLLHLLIF is encoded by the coding sequence ATGAATAGTTTATTTGGTAATTTTTTCAGCAGCTTGAAAAAAAAATCCTTATTGCTGGTGCTGTCAATTTTGCTGCCGACATTTGGAATAAGTAATTCTGTGATGGCAGCCGAGAAAATTTATGTTTCTTATTCTGTCCTAGAAATTACCATTCCTGTGATGAGTTTAGAAACCTATACAAAAACGGGAATAATTGATGATAAATTAGCGGTTTATCAACAATATATTTCATCTGATAAACTGCAAGAATTACGCCAAATTTTACTCAGGAATGTCAAAATTACTCCCGCAGTTGCATCACAATTTCTCCACACACAGCAAGGTGAATTTATAGTGCAACGTTTGGCTAAACTAATTACATCTAAATCTCCTGAAAATGAATCAGAAATTGAGGATTTACGTACTGCAATTATTTCAGCATCTGGGCAACCAGAAGGATTAACGTTATTAAATTTATTACGAAATTATCCTAGTAGTAGTATTCGTCTTAACTTGGCTGATAGCTTGGAAATAGCTGCTGAAATAGAAAATATAATTAATGAAACTCAGCAAGCGATCGCCATACTTCAACAACAATCAAAAATAGAAGCTGCTACTATCCCCAAGAAAAATTTATCCTTCTTAGCGAATTTACAAAATCCTGGTATTTTTACATTTAAAAAATCTACGCTGGAATTTTTTGATCTCACCAGAGAACGACATTTATTAACGGATATTTATATTCCCAATCTTCAAAATACCACACCAGTAATTGTGATTTCTCACGGATTGGGTTTAGATAGCAGTAACTTTCGTTATTTAGCCAAACACTTAGCATCTCATGGATTTTCCGTTGTCGTCCCTAATCATCCTCATCTATTTTTCAACAATAGAAATAAGAGGAAATTACAAGAAGCAAATGAATTTATCAATAGACCTTTAGATATAAAATATATATTAGATCAACTAGAAAAAACTAACCAGTCTGATGGTGAATTTAAAGGTAAATTAAATCTGCAACAAGTGGGAATATTTGGTCAGTCTTTTGGTGGTTATACTGCATTAGCTTTAGCCGGGGCAAAAATCAATTTTCAACAACTACAACAAGATTGTCAACCAGATGCGCTACAAGATACCTGGAATATGTCTTTATTGTTGCAATGTCGCGCTTTGGAATTGCAAAATAAATCTACACAACAAGAGAATATTAATTTACGAGATCAGAGAATAAAAGCCGCGATAGCTGTTAACCCCATCACCAGTTCTATATTTGGTGAATCTGGTTTAAATCAAATGCAAACTCCTGTGATGTTTATTGGTAGCAGTGAAGATACTGTAGCACCAGCTTTATATGAACAAATCCTACCTTTTTCTTGGTTAACTAATCCCCACAAATATCTTGTTATGCTTGTTGGTGCAACTCATTTTTCTAGCATTGGTAATAGTAACCCTGGAAGTCAACAAATAGCATTACCCCCAGACATGGTTGGTAATGCTTCTCAAGCGCGTGCTTACATCAATTCTTTAAGTTTGCCTTTTTTCCAAACTTTTGTATATCAAAAACCACAATATCTTCCCTACCTCAACGCTGGTTATGCTCAAACTATTTCCAGTCAATCTTTAGGTTTGAATCTCGTAAAATATCTGAAAAGTCCACAGTTAGCACCAATATTAGAGCATAATAATCAACCAGCTATACCCAAAAAAAAACTCTCTTTAACAATAGTCAGATGGGGATTTTGGATATTAAATATTGGTGTCTCCCTACTACATTTGTTGATTTTTTAG